One Serratia liquefaciens genomic window, TGCCCTGGCTTGCCGGTTAATGCTATTCAGTCGACAGAAACGTCATCGGCACCTTTCAGCCATTGCCACAGGCTGCCGAGCGTTTCATACCAGGCGCGTTCGCTGTGGCCAAGGAACATCGCCGACGGCACCACGCGATCCCAGATATTCAGGCGTGAACTGATGGCCAACTGATTGGCTGGCGCCGGGATGGGGTGCAGCCCCTTGGCTTCAAAAAAGCGCATCGCCCTTGGCAAATGGTTAGCCGAGGTCACCAGAATAAAGGGCTGCTGCCCAACCAGTTTCGACACCTGCAACGCCTCTTGCTCGGTATCCATCGGGCGATCCAGCAGCACCATGTCGCTGCCTGGCACTCCCAGGCTTTCCGCTACCTTCGCCGCCGTCGCCGCGTTACTCAGAGTATTCGGGCCCCCGGCGCCGGTGAACACCATTTTCGCCCCGGGATGCGCGAGATACAGGCGTACGCCTTCCGTGACGCGCGGCAGGCTGTTGCCGATCAGATTGGAACTGGGGGCCCAATCGGGATTAAAGGTATAACCGCCGCCCAGCACCACGATATACTTTACCGGGTCAGTGCCGCGATAGGTGACATACTCCGATTCGATTGGGCGCAGCAGCCTGTCGGCCACCGGCTGCAGGCTGAAAAGCAGTAAAAACAGCCAGCTCAACGTCAAAATGACCCTGCCGCTTTTTTGCCAACGAGTGAACCACAGCAGCAACAGCGCCAGTCCCATCAACAGCAGCAACGCAGGTAACGGCATTAAAATGGCGCCAATGAACTTTTTCAGGTTAAACAGCATCAAAAATCAGGTCCTTTTGGGCGAAAAAACGACATCCGGGCACATTCAGGCCGCAAGAAGATTCATTCTAAGCCAGTCTGTGCCAAAATAGCAGGTTTGAATGGGCTGGCGCTTTGCCCCCAACAGAATAAGATCAGCGGAGCCGTTGTCCATGCAGGATCGCAATTTTGACGATATTGCTGAAAAGTTTGCGCGTAATATTTACGGCACCACCAAAGGGAAAATTCGTCAGGCGGTAGTCTGGCAGGATCTGACCACGCTGTTGGCCCAGTTGCCGCAGCGGCCGCTGCGCATTCTGGATGCCGGCGGCGGCGAAGGCCATATGGCCTGCCAATTGGCAGAATTAGGACATCAGGTGTTGTTGTGCGATCTTTCTGGTGAGATGATCCAACGCGCCGCGTTACTGGCTGAGCAGAAAGGTGTGAGCCAGAACATGCAATTCATACAAAGTTCAGCACAGGATATTGGCCAACATTTGGAACAGCCGGTTGATCTGGTATTGTTTCATGCTGTGCTTGAATGGATTGCCGAACCTGAAGCGGCATTGCGGGCGTTGTTCGACTGCCTGCAACCGGGCGGCGCACTGTCATTGATGTTCTTTAACGCCAATGGCCTCTTGATGCGTAACGTGGTGTTGGGTAATTTCCAACTGGTGAATCCCGAGGTCAGAAGACGCAGAAAGCGTTCGTTGTCACCGCAATATCCGCACAGCCCGCCGCAGGTATACGGCTGGCTGGAACAATTGGGCATGCGCATCAGCGGGAAAACCGGCGTGCGGGTGTTCCACGATTACCTGCAGAGCAGGCAGTTACAGACGCAAAAATTTGAAGAGTTACTGGCGCTTGAACAGCACTATTGCCGGCAGGAGCCGTACGTGAGTTTGGGGCGCTATATTCACGTCATGGCGCATAAACCAAACCTGAAGGACGAACTATGAGTGAATTTTCCCAGACAGTACCCGAACTGGTCGCCTGGGCACGGAAAAATGATTTCTCTATTTCGCTCCCTACGGAGCGTCTCGCGTTTTTGCTTGCTATTGCCACATTGAACGGCGAGCGGCTGGACGGCGAGATGAGCGAAGGTGAGCTGGTTGATGCATTTCGCCATGTCAGCAAGGGTTTCGAACAGACGCATGAAACGGTGGCGGTTCGCGCCAACAATGCGATTAACGACATGGTGCGCCAGCGCCTGTTAAACCGCTTCACCAGCGAACTGGCGGACGGTAACGCAATTTACCGTTTGACGCCGCTGGGGATCGGCATTACCGATTACTATATTCGTCAGCGCGAATTCTCCACGCTGCGTCTGTCGATGCAGCTGTCGATCGTGGCGCAGGAGCTGAAACGCGCCGCCGACGCCGCGGAAGAGGGCGGTGATGATTTCCACTGGCACCGCAATGTGTTTGCCCCACTGAAATATTCGGTAGCGGAAATCTTCGACAGCATCGACATGACCCAACGGGTGATGGATGAACAGCAGCAGGGCGTAAAAGATGACATCGCCGCGTTGCTGAATCAAGACTGGCGGGCGGCCATTTCCAGTTGTGAGATGCTGCTGTCCGAAACTTCAGGCACCCTGCGTGAACTGCAGGATACGCTGGAAGCGGCAGGCGACAAGCTGCAGGCCAACCTGCTGCGCATTCAGGATGCTACGCTGGGCGGCGCGGAACTGGGCTTCGTCGATAAGCTGGTGTTCGACTTGCAAAGCAAGCTCGACCGCATCATCAGTTGGGGCCAGCAGGCAATCGACCTGTGGATTGGCTACGACCGTCACGTGCACAAATTTATCCGTACCGCGATCGACATGGACAAGAACCGGGTGTTCGCCCAGCGTTTGCGCCAGTCGGTACAGAACTATTTCGACAACCCATGGACACTGACCCATGCCAATGCCGACCGTCTGCTGGATATGCGTGACGAAGAACTGGCGTTGCGCAGCGAGGAAGTGACCGGAGAGCTGCCGCCGGATCTGGAGTTCGAAGAGTTCAGCGAAATCCGTGAGCAGTTGGCGGCCATGATCGAACAGGCATTGAAGATTTATCAAGAGCAACAGATGCCGCTCAATTTAGGGGCGGTGATGCGCGATTATCTGGCGCAATATCCGCGTGCTCGTCATTTCGACGTGGCACGTATAGTGGTCGACCAGGCAGTGCGCCTCGGTGTGGCTGAAGCAGATTTTTCAGGGTTGCCGGCACAATGGCAGGCAATCAATGATTACGGAGCCAAGGTCCAGGCCCATGTCATCGACAAATATTGAACAAGTAATGCCAGTCAAGCTGGCCAAGGCATTGTCTAACGCGTTGTTCCCTGCGCTGGACAGCCACCTGCGTGCGGGTCGTCACATCGGTATCGATGAGCTGGACAACCACGCCTTCTTAATGGATTTCCAGGATGAACTGGAAGAGTTTTACGCCCGTTACAGCGTGGAACTGATCCGCGCACCGGAAGGATTCTTCTACCTGCGTCCGCGCTCCACCACCCTGATCCCGCGTTCGGTGTTATCCGAACTAGACATGATGGTGGGGAAAATCCTGTGCTATCTCTACCTCAGCCCGGAGCGTCTGGCGCACGAGGGGATTTTCAGCCATCAGGAGCTGTACGACGAGTTGCTGAGCCTGGCGGACGAAACCAAATTGCTGAAGTTCGTTAATCAGCGATCTACCGGTTCGGATCTCGATCGCCAGAAGCTGCACGAAAAAGTGCGCACTTCACTGAACCGCCTGCGTCGTCTGGGCATGATCTACTTCATGGGCAATGACAGCAGCAAGTTCCGTATCACCGAGGCGGTGTTCCGCTTTGGCGCCGATGTGCGCAGCGGTGACGATCCGCGTGAAGCGCAGTTACGTATGATCCGTGACGGCGAAGCGATGCCGGTTGAAAACAGCCTGTCGCTGAATGATGAAAGCGATGCTGAAGATTCGCAGCTTGATAACACACCGGACAGTGCAGAGGATGAACAGGAATGATTGAACGCGGTAAATTTCGCTCGCTGACGCTGGTCAACTGGAACGGCTTCTTCGCCCGCACCTTTGATCTCGATGAGCTGGTGACCACGCTGTCCGGCGGTAACGGGGCAGGGAAATCCACCACCATGGCGGCATTCGTCACTGCGCTTATCCCCGACTTGACGCTGTTGCACTTCCGTAACACCACCGAAGCTGGCGCCACCAGCGGTTCGCGCGACAAGGGTCTGCACGGTAAGCTGCGTGCCGGGGTGTGTTATTCCACCCTCGATGTGATCAACTCACGCCACCAGCGTGTCGTGGTGGGGGTGCGCCTGCAGCAGGTGGCCGGCCGTGACCGTAAAGTTGACATCAAGCCATTCACCATCCAGGGCCTGCCAACGGCGGTACAGCCGACCGAACTTTTGACCCAAACGGTGGGCGAGCGCCAGGCGCGCGTGCTGACACTGCAGGAGTTGAAAGAGCGCGTTGAAGAGATGGAAGGTGTGCAGTTCAAGCAGTTCAACTCGATCACCGACTACCACTCATTAATGTTCGATCTGGGCGTGATCCCGAAACGCTTGCGTTCATCGTCCGATCGCAGCAAGTTCTACCGCCTGATCGAAGCTTCGCTGTACGGCGGTATTTCCAGCGCCATCACCCGCTCATTGCGCGACTACCTGTTGCCGGAAAACAGCGGCGTGCGCAAGGCCTTCCAGGACATGGAAGCGGCGCTGCGTGAAAACCGCAT contains:
- the elyC gene encoding envelope biogenesis factor ElyC produces the protein MLFNLKKFIGAILMPLPALLLLMGLALLLLWFTRWQKSGRVILTLSWLFLLLFSLQPVADRLLRPIESEYVTYRGTDPVKYIVVLGGGYTFNPDWAPSSNLIGNSLPRVTEGVRLYLAHPGAKMVFTGAGGPNTLSNAATAAKVAESLGVPGSDMVLLDRPMDTEQEALQVSKLVGQQPFILVTSANHLPRAMRFFEAKGLHPIPAPANQLAISSRLNIWDRVVPSAMFLGHSERAWYETLGSLWQWLKGADDVSVD
- the cmoM gene encoding tRNA uridine 5-oxyacetic acid(34) methyltransferase CmoM, whose amino-acid sequence is MQDRNFDDIAEKFARNIYGTTKGKIRQAVVWQDLTTLLAQLPQRPLRILDAGGGEGHMACQLAELGHQVLLCDLSGEMIQRAALLAEQKGVSQNMQFIQSSAQDIGQHLEQPVDLVLFHAVLEWIAEPEAALRALFDCLQPGGALSLMFFNANGLLMRNVVLGNFQLVNPEVRRRRKRSLSPQYPHSPPQVYGWLEQLGMRISGKTGVRVFHDYLQSRQLQTQKFEELLALEQHYCRQEPYVSLGRYIHVMAHKPNLKDEL
- the mukF gene encoding chromosome partition protein MukF, whose amino-acid sequence is MSEFSQTVPELVAWARKNDFSISLPTERLAFLLAIATLNGERLDGEMSEGELVDAFRHVSKGFEQTHETVAVRANNAINDMVRQRLLNRFTSELADGNAIYRLTPLGIGITDYYIRQREFSTLRLSMQLSIVAQELKRAADAAEEGGDDFHWHRNVFAPLKYSVAEIFDSIDMTQRVMDEQQQGVKDDIAALLNQDWRAAISSCEMLLSETSGTLRELQDTLEAAGDKLQANLLRIQDATLGGAELGFVDKLVFDLQSKLDRIISWGQQAIDLWIGYDRHVHKFIRTAIDMDKNRVFAQRLRQSVQNYFDNPWTLTHANADRLLDMRDEELALRSEEVTGELPPDLEFEEFSEIREQLAAMIEQALKIYQEQQMPLNLGAVMRDYLAQYPRARHFDVARIVVDQAVRLGVAEADFSGLPAQWQAINDYGAKVQAHVIDKY
- the mukE gene encoding chromosome partition protein MukE, which produces MSSTNIEQVMPVKLAKALSNALFPALDSHLRAGRHIGIDELDNHAFLMDFQDELEEFYARYSVELIRAPEGFFYLRPRSTTLIPRSVLSELDMMVGKILCYLYLSPERLAHEGIFSHQELYDELLSLADETKLLKFVNQRSTGSDLDRQKLHEKVRTSLNRLRRLGMIYFMGNDSSKFRITEAVFRFGADVRSGDDPREAQLRMIRDGEAMPVENSLSLNDESDAEDSQLDNTPDSAEDEQE